Proteins encoded in a region of the Effusibacillus lacus genome:
- a CDS encoding R2-like ligand-binding oxidase — translation MNENLNQNMTDEFLPGLDKSTDEVAWDLYRKAIRFGTWDPAEIDLTQDKRDFESLDENLKGYLIHFCTGFLDAEENVALKFCPWIMLGSSTEQQAFLSTQLLEEFKHTEFFMRYFTEVLGRERIRGVKNIVQQKLDERVKKMLAALEQETEEREAALVEGLTHYQGIIEGVQAMSGYDVFEAVFGSKGLFPGLAEGFARIKEDEGRHVGFGLRMLKLYARNPEHAKRIRALFDEYLPHILIRYDQPIIVNGKEYPTPPEVRGRERLLKMFERRLKDIFGTPVTV, via the coding sequence ATGAACGAAAATCTCAATCAAAACATGACGGATGAATTTCTTCCAGGCCTCGATAAGTCTACCGATGAAGTCGCTTGGGATCTGTATCGCAAAGCCATCCGTTTCGGGACTTGGGATCCGGCGGAGATCGACTTGACCCAAGACAAGAGAGATTTTGAGTCGCTGGATGAGAACCTGAAGGGGTATCTGATTCATTTTTGCACCGGCTTTCTCGATGCGGAAGAAAATGTCGCGTTGAAGTTTTGTCCATGGATCATGCTCGGCTCGTCTACCGAACAGCAGGCTTTTCTCAGTACTCAGTTACTCGAAGAATTTAAGCATACCGAGTTTTTCATGCGTTATTTCACGGAAGTGCTGGGTCGTGAGAGAATTCGCGGCGTGAAGAATATTGTCCAGCAGAAGCTGGATGAACGGGTTAAGAAAATGTTGGCGGCACTTGAACAAGAGACGGAGGAACGAGAGGCGGCATTGGTCGAAGGATTGACCCACTATCAGGGTATCATTGAAGGCGTTCAAGCGATGTCAGGTTACGATGTGTTTGAAGCGGTTTTTGGAAGCAAAGGATTATTCCCGGGATTGGCCGAAGGATTTGCCCGAATCAAAGAGGATGAAGGGCGTCACGTCGGCTTCGGGCTCCGCATGCTCAAGTTGTATGCCCGTAACCCGGAACACGCAAAGCGGATTCGGGCCTTGTTTGATGAGTATTTGCCGCATATCCTGATTCGTTATGATCAGCCGATCATTGTCAATGGCAAGGAATATCCCACTCCGCCAGAGGTTCGCGGACGTGAGCGTTTATTGAAAATGTTCGAACGCAGGTTGAAAGATATATTCGGAACACCAGTCACCGTGTAA
- a CDS encoding iron-containing alcohol dehydrogenase family protein, which produces MSLSQQVTLIDFEFSFHLPSFIEFGYGKASRLGERILQLGAGKVFLVADKGVESAGILNRLTESLQSSGLQYDIYTDVEPDPSLETINRGAKVFKANRYDCIVAVGGGSPIDAAKGIRVVASNGGSIGDYAGVNRIPAAPAIPLIAIPTTSGTGSEVTIFGVYSDWHNNVKVTVTSQHMAPALALVDPELTVSLPAKMTAATGIDALAHGIETFFSLRSRPASDALAMEAISVVNANLRRAVSDGSDIDARIGMSHGSLLAGMAFNNGFLGLAHAIGSALSGHCHVPHGIAIGLLLPHVVEFNSPARPEKAAKIAELMGVTADGTAELAEEAAPAVAQLVQDIGLPTRLREVGVPEEKLADIAQDSFKSGMMKFNPRQPSQSEVLDLLKRMF; this is translated from the coding sequence ATGAGTCTGAGCCAACAAGTCACGTTGATTGATTTCGAATTTTCATTTCACCTCCCGTCGTTCATCGAATTCGGGTACGGCAAAGCGTCCCGCCTGGGCGAAAGGATATTGCAGCTGGGAGCTGGAAAAGTTTTTTTGGTTGCCGACAAAGGTGTAGAATCGGCCGGGATCCTGAACAGGTTAACGGAGTCGCTGCAATCATCCGGGCTTCAATACGATATTTATACGGATGTCGAACCTGATCCCAGCCTCGAAACGATCAACAGAGGGGCTAAAGTATTTAAAGCCAATAGGTATGATTGTATTGTGGCGGTTGGAGGCGGAAGCCCGATCGATGCCGCCAAGGGGATCCGGGTGGTGGCGTCAAACGGGGGAAGTATCGGGGATTATGCCGGGGTGAACCGTATCCCTGCCGCCCCCGCAATCCCGCTGATCGCGATTCCGACCACTTCAGGTACCGGAAGCGAAGTCACGATCTTCGGGGTGTACTCGGATTGGCACAACAATGTAAAAGTGACCGTGACGAGTCAGCACATGGCCCCGGCCCTTGCATTGGTCGATCCGGAATTGACGGTAAGTCTTCCTGCCAAAATGACTGCGGCTACCGGAATAGATGCTTTGGCCCACGGGATCGAGACATTCTTTTCCCTGAGGTCTAGACCCGCATCTGACGCTTTGGCGATGGAAGCCATCTCTGTTGTGAATGCGAACTTGCGCCGGGCGGTGAGCGACGGATCTGATATTGACGCCCGGATCGGTATGTCCCATGGCAGTTTGTTGGCCGGCATGGCGTTTAATAACGGGTTCCTGGGTCTCGCCCATGCGATAGGAAGCGCTTTGTCAGGACATTGCCATGTTCCGCACGGGATCGCAATCGGTTTGCTGCTGCCGCATGTGGTGGAATTCAATTCACCCGCCCGTCCTGAAAAAGCGGCCAAGATTGCCGAGTTGATGGGCGTAACAGCGGATGGGACAGCCGAACTGGCAGAAGAGGCGGCTCCCGCTGTTGCTCAATTGGTACAGGATATCGGGCTGCCGACCCGATTGCGTGAGGTAGGGGTCCCTGAGGAAAAGCTTGCCGATATCGCCCAGGATTCATTCAAGAGCGGAATGATGAAGTTTAATCCTCGCCAACCGAGTCAATCGGAAGTGCTGGATCTATTGAAGCGGATGTTTTGA
- a CDS encoding aldehyde dehydrogenase family protein: MSALTEQKPALYYNYVAGEWTESSSRELLESRNPATGELIGYSQKSTVHDIEQAIDSVCDVFQKSDWGYNPKRRYEALSALAQKIDQNLEHLARILTLEQGKTIRESRIELAGCVDTLKYFAGAARTVFGRSVQLEPANFGVIAKEPMGVVGLITPWNWPALLMIRELAPALAAGNGVIVKPASLTPAVSVEIFKLIDEIRHFPKGIVSIVTGPGKSIGAAMGTSKKIDMISFTGDTSTGRTIMELAASNIKKLALELGGKSPNVVFSDANLDKAIPLIGRSIFISAGQICMAGSRLLVHESVKDEVISRLKTYAENLKVGNGILESTDMGPLVSQNQLDMVEEYCEIGRREGKMISGGYRLTGGDYDRGYFFAPTIIDDLPANCRVVREEIFGPVLAVQSFSSEEEALALANDTDFGLSAGVWTTDLNRAMRMSKGIKAGTVWINTYNKNFPEAEFGGYKQSGLGRTRGIDGLMEYCETKHIHFEIE, translated from the coding sequence ATGTCTGCTTTGACTGAACAGAAACCGGCGCTTTATTACAATTATGTAGCCGGCGAATGGACGGAATCTTCGTCCCGGGAACTTCTGGAATCGCGAAATCCGGCCACCGGGGAATTGATCGGCTATTCTCAAAAATCAACCGTTCATGATATCGAACAGGCGATCGATTCTGTTTGCGACGTTTTTCAAAAGAGCGATTGGGGATATAATCCGAAACGCCGGTATGAAGCTTTGTCCGCTCTGGCCCAAAAGATCGATCAAAACCTCGAACATTTGGCCCGGATTCTCACCTTGGAACAAGGCAAGACCATTCGCGAATCGCGCATTGAATTGGCTGGTTGTGTCGACACCTTAAAATATTTTGCCGGTGCGGCGCGAACCGTGTTTGGAAGGTCGGTTCAACTGGAACCCGCCAATTTCGGAGTCATTGCAAAAGAGCCGATGGGTGTGGTTGGGCTGATCACCCCGTGGAATTGGCCGGCGCTTCTCATGATCCGGGAGTTGGCCCCTGCTTTGGCCGCCGGGAATGGTGTGATTGTAAAGCCGGCCAGTCTTACGCCAGCCGTTTCTGTGGAAATTTTTAAGTTGATTGACGAAATCCGGCATTTCCCGAAAGGCATAGTAAGTATTGTCACGGGTCCCGGAAAATCCATTGGTGCTGCCATGGGAACCAGCAAAAAAATCGACATGATCAGTTTTACGGGGGATACATCGACCGGAAGAACGATCATGGAACTAGCGGCGAGCAACATAAAGAAACTGGCTTTGGAACTGGGCGGCAAGTCCCCTAATGTTGTCTTCAGTGATGCCAATTTGGACAAAGCGATTCCCCTAATCGGACGCTCGATTTTTATTTCCGCCGGTCAGATCTGCATGGCCGGTTCCAGGCTGTTGGTTCACGAGTCTGTCAAAGACGAAGTGATCTCCCGTCTCAAAACCTATGCCGAAAACCTGAAGGTAGGGAACGGGATCCTCGAGTCGACCGATATGGGGCCCCTGGTTTCCCAAAACCAACTCGATATGGTGGAGGAATATTGTGAAATCGGCCGGCGTGAAGGAAAAATGATTTCCGGCGGTTACCGGTTAACAGGTGGGGATTACGATAGGGGCTATTTCTTTGCACCCACCATTATTGACGATCTGCCGGCCAATTGCCGGGTTGTGCGCGAGGAGATTTTTGGTCCCGTACTGGCCGTCCAATCCTTCTCCAGTGAAGAAGAAGCGCTTGCGTTAGCGAATGACACGGACTTCGGACTATCTGCAGGGGTCTGGACCACCGATTTAAATCGCGCCATGCGGATGTCCAAGGGAATCAAAGCCGGAACCGTTTGGATTAACACTTACAATAAAAACTTTCCCGAGGCGGAATTCGGGGGATACAAACAAAGCGGTCTGGGCCGCACCAGGGGAATAGACGGCTTAATGGAATACTGTGAAACAAAGCACATCCATTTCGAGATCGAGTAA
- a CDS encoding MFS transporter, with translation MSILTSTNAGTGTPVGGVTRRQMVTASIASLLGWSLDLFDLFILLYVAPEIGKLFFPTSIPTLSLAAVYASFAVTLLMRPVGSALFGSYADRKGRKKAMVIAVTGVGISTALFGALPTVGQIGVTAAVLFLILRLVQGVFVGGVVASTHTIGTETVPPKWRGFMSGLIGGGGAGLGALLASVVYYVVTAAFPGPEFSVWGWRFMFFAGILSSILGLFIFKSLEESPAWVQLQQAKKADAPVKKAPVREVFSRQYLPVLLVNLMLVIGGGTAYYLTSGYLPTFLKVINKTPAGTSSMILMGASVVAIVSAVLFGRLSDYIGRKKTFMIVGIVCLIGLPFLYSGLAKATAVSAITFYALALAFLGNAAYAPILIFLNERFPTVIRSTGTGLSWNMGFAVGGMMPTFVSLASGTTQNIPATLGYFAAAVFVLYLIGSLVIPETKGDFK, from the coding sequence ATGTCTATCTTGACTAGCACTAACGCAGGTACTGGTACACCGGTTGGCGGCGTCACCCGACGCCAAATGGTAACTGCTTCAATTGCGTCACTTTTAGGGTGGTCGTTGGATCTTTTTGATCTGTTTATCCTCCTGTATGTGGCGCCTGAGATAGGAAAACTTTTCTTCCCGACCAGTATTCCCACGCTGTCATTGGCGGCGGTGTATGCATCGTTTGCAGTGACCCTGTTGATGCGTCCGGTCGGTTCCGCATTATTTGGATCTTACGCGGACAGAAAAGGAAGAAAAAAAGCAATGGTTATTGCGGTAACAGGTGTCGGCATCTCTACCGCACTGTTTGGCGCTCTTCCGACAGTAGGTCAGATCGGTGTAACCGCAGCGGTATTGTTCCTGATTCTTCGCTTGGTGCAAGGGGTGTTTGTCGGTGGTGTGGTTGCGTCTACCCATACCATCGGAACCGAAACGGTTCCGCCAAAGTGGCGGGGATTCATGTCAGGTCTTATCGGTGGTGGGGGAGCCGGTCTCGGCGCCTTGCTCGCATCCGTTGTTTATTACGTTGTAACGGCTGCGTTTCCGGGGCCGGAGTTCAGTGTTTGGGGCTGGCGGTTTATGTTCTTTGCTGGGATTCTCAGCTCGATCCTCGGCCTGTTCATCTTCAAGTCACTTGAGGAATCTCCCGCATGGGTCCAATTGCAACAAGCCAAAAAAGCGGATGCGCCGGTCAAGAAGGCTCCTGTGCGCGAGGTGTTCTCCCGACAGTATCTCCCCGTGCTGCTTGTGAATCTTATGCTCGTGATTGGCGGAGGTACGGCGTATTACCTAACCTCCGGATACCTTCCCACATTCCTCAAGGTGATCAACAAGACACCGGCGGGAACGTCATCGATGATTTTGATGGGTGCAAGCGTGGTCGCGATTGTCTCGGCGGTACTGTTCGGCCGCCTCAGCGATTACATCGGCCGGAAGAAAACGTTTATGATCGTCGGAATTGTATGCCTGATAGGTCTTCCCTTCCTGTATTCGGGGTTGGCGAAGGCGACTGCGGTTTCCGCAATAACATTCTATGCGCTGGCACTCGCGTTTCTAGGTAATGCAGCGTATGCGCCCATCCTGATTTTCCTGAACGAGCGTTTCCCGACAGTCATCCGTTCTACAGGTACTGGGCTGTCCTGGAATATGGGCTTTGCAGTCGGAGGCATGATGCCGACTTTCGTTTCCCTGGCGAGCGGAACAACTCAAAATATTCCCGCTACGCTTGGCTATTTTGCAGCGGCGGTATTTGTTCTGTACCTGATTGGCAGTTTAGTCATCCCGGAAACAAAAGGCGATTTCAAATAA
- a CDS encoding enoyl-CoA hydratase/isomerase family protein: MEQQKHGQVAVNEWDHIRVEKNPERKTATIILDRPEKMNNLSFIGRFHLNQIFEQLNKDEEVRVIIMKGEGTQAFTSGGNIAQFMERHPEELSVLHKNVAAPERSPKPVIAQLQGYTFGVGLEIAMACDFRVASETTLLALPEIKLGMIPGSGGTQRIARIAGLGRAKDMIMRGRRIPAEEAYQWGLLTTVVPQGELETAVQNLVDELLQYSPLTLRVLKQVLNASQEGPLSAGLEIEGYAYGMLRSTDDFREGVEAFYEKRKPNFTGK; encoded by the coding sequence ATGGAACAACAAAAACACGGACAAGTGGCGGTTAATGAATGGGATCACATTCGGGTCGAAAAGAATCCGGAACGAAAAACGGCCACGATCATTCTCGACCGGCCTGAAAAAATGAACAATTTAAGCTTCATTGGGCGATTCCATCTGAACCAAATATTTGAACAGTTGAACAAGGATGAAGAAGTCCGGGTCATCATAATGAAAGGCGAAGGGACCCAAGCGTTTACCTCCGGCGGAAATATCGCGCAGTTCATGGAGCGGCACCCGGAGGAGCTTTCTGTGCTGCATAAGAATGTAGCGGCACCGGAACGTTCGCCGAAACCGGTAATCGCGCAACTGCAAGGTTATACGTTCGGTGTGGGACTGGAGATCGCCATGGCGTGCGATTTCCGGGTTGCTTCGGAAACCACTCTGCTGGCTCTGCCGGAAATAAAACTCGGGATGATTCCGGGGAGCGGCGGCACGCAGCGGATTGCCCGAATTGCAGGACTGGGCCGGGCCAAAGACATGATTATGCGCGGCAGGCGGATTCCGGCAGAAGAGGCTTACCAATGGGGATTGCTGACTACGGTAGTTCCCCAAGGGGAGCTGGAGACTGCGGTGCAAAACCTGGTGGATGAACTTCTTCAGTACTCTCCTCTTACCTTGCGGGTATTGAAGCAAGTACTTAACGCCTCCCAGGAAGGTCCGCTCAGCGCCGGACTGGAGATTGAGGGATACGCTTACGGAATGCTGAGAAGTACGGATGATTTCCGTGAAGGGGTGGAAGCGTTCTACGAAAAACGCAAGCCCAATTTCACCGGAAAATAA
- a CDS encoding class I adenylate-forming enzyme family protein, with protein MRKSMDLGTLFEFACERYPQYEALIQEDTRLTYQEMNLEIDKIASGLQALGIKQGDRVVLVLKNRLEMVTLYWAIQKIGAIFTPINFRLSPEEIKYCVQDADAAAVVYEPVSEKTVLEAIKELKTLKIGVQGALGVDVSYGELQKKGANQPDRPKIHDDDVCLMLYTSGTTGRPKGVPRTHQSEYSAAVAHIIQNRYEVQESTIGVMPLYHTMGMRSLLSMAFLNGKLVMTPDYSAQTVLEALDQEKITCVYLVPTIFHDLVYHPDFAKYNLSSLKKLGYAGAAMTKALTEEIIKKLKPEIFINHYGSSEVYTFSICNYLDKKPGCAGKPGFHQRLRVVVADPDGNSTPEDMVPAGVPGEIIVDLRTSEGFRGYWNRPDATTKAIRNEWYFTGDMGMIDQEGDLYVLGRVDDMIISGGENIHPLEVEDVIAKHPKVAEVAVVGLPDPRWGEIVTAFIVPKDQSLTVEELDDYCKESNQLSNFKRPRKYVLVAAIPKSPVGKILRRKLRSGEYEELYLERESAS; from the coding sequence GTGAGAAAGTCGATGGATCTGGGGACACTGTTTGAATTTGCGTGCGAACGGTACCCGCAATACGAAGCGTTGATTCAAGAGGATACCCGGTTGACCTATCAAGAGATGAACCTGGAGATTGACAAAATCGCCTCAGGTTTACAGGCCCTCGGAATCAAACAGGGGGATCGGGTTGTCCTCGTATTGAAAAACCGCTTGGAAATGGTGACACTTTACTGGGCAATCCAAAAAATCGGAGCCATTTTTACCCCCATCAATTTCCGATTGTCGCCCGAAGAAATCAAATACTGCGTGCAGGATGCGGATGCAGCAGCTGTTGTGTATGAACCGGTAAGCGAGAAAACGGTGCTGGAAGCAATCAAAGAGCTGAAAACGTTGAAAATCGGAGTACAGGGGGCGCTAGGGGTTGATGTATCCTACGGGGAACTGCAGAAGAAGGGGGCCAACCAACCGGATAGACCGAAAATTCATGATGATGACGTTTGTCTGATGTTATATACGTCGGGGACAACCGGCCGTCCCAAAGGAGTTCCGCGCACCCATCAAAGCGAGTACAGCGCGGCGGTTGCTCATATCATTCAAAATCGGTATGAAGTTCAGGAAAGCACCATAGGCGTCATGCCCTTGTACCACACCATGGGCATGCGTTCCCTCCTATCGATGGCCTTCCTGAACGGGAAATTGGTAATGACACCCGATTACAGTGCCCAAACCGTACTTGAGGCACTGGATCAAGAAAAAATCACCTGCGTGTATCTGGTGCCTACCATATTCCATGATCTAGTATACCATCCCGATTTTGCAAAATATAATCTTTCTTCATTGAAAAAATTGGGATATGCAGGAGCTGCCATGACCAAGGCATTGACGGAAGAAATCATCAAAAAATTGAAGCCGGAAATCTTTATCAATCATTACGGTTCGTCCGAGGTTTATACGTTTTCGATCTGCAATTATCTCGATAAAAAACCGGGATGTGCAGGGAAACCGGGATTTCATCAACGTCTTCGCGTTGTGGTGGCTGATCCGGACGGAAATTCAACCCCGGAGGATATGGTCCCCGCAGGGGTACCCGGTGAAATCATTGTAGATCTCCGGACTAGCGAAGGGTTCAGGGGATACTGGAACCGGCCCGATGCTACGACAAAGGCGATCCGTAACGAATGGTACTTCACGGGTGATATGGGGATGATTGATCAAGAAGGAGATTTGTATGTCCTTGGACGGGTGGACGACATGATTATTTCGGGCGGTGAAAACATTCATCCGCTTGAAGTGGAAGACGTGATCGCGAAACATCCGAAGGTGGCAGAAGTGGCTGTGGTCGGGTTGCCCGATCCACGTTGGGGAGAAATTGTAACCGCCTTCATTGTTCCGAAAGATCAATCGTTAACAGTGGAAGAGTTGGACGATTATTGCAAGGAAAGCAATCAATTATCCAACTTTAAACGCCCCAGGAAGTATGTTTTGGTGGCGGCGATCCCAAAGAGCCCGGTTGGAAAAATCCTTCGCCGCAAACTGCGCAGCGGAGAATATGAAGAACTATATTTGGAGAGGGAGAGTGCATCCTAA
- a CDS encoding (2Fe-2S)-binding protein, with amino-acid sequence MVEIQVRINGKVYQERVEPRKLLSDFLREDCGLTGTHVGCEHGVCGACTVLVNGSAVRSCLMFAVQAAGTEIMTVEGLANDQPHPLQEVFNECHALQCGFCTPGILMSSVEFLNSNSDPTTDKIKEMLSGHLCRCTGYKGIIEAIEKVANRQKDGEKVDGSGDTV; translated from the coding sequence ATGGTTGAAATCCAGGTGAGAATAAACGGCAAAGTCTATCAGGAACGGGTGGAACCCCGAAAACTGCTGAGTGACTTTTTGCGGGAGGACTGCGGCTTGACCGGGACCCATGTCGGATGTGAACACGGGGTTTGCGGGGCATGTACTGTGTTGGTGAACGGCTCCGCTGTCAGGAGCTGCCTGATGTTTGCCGTACAGGCTGCGGGCACCGAGATCATGACAGTGGAAGGACTGGCTAATGACCAACCGCATCCCCTGCAGGAAGTTTTCAATGAGTGTCACGCCTTGCAATGCGGCTTTTGCACTCCGGGTATCCTGATGTCGTCGGTTGAATTTCTGAATTCTAACTCCGATCCCACCACGGATAAGATCAAGGAGATGCTGTCAGGGCATTTGTGCAGGTGCACCGGTTACAAAGGGATCATCGAAGCGATTGAAAAAGTGGCGAACAGGCAGAAGGACGGTGAGAAAGTCGATGGATCTGGGGACACTGTTTGA
- a CDS encoding FAD binding domain-containing protein, with the protein MKPALFDYFRPTTVEEAFQLLSEYGDEGKLIAGGQSLVPILNMRLSAPECLIDINGLKELDYIHCEDGWLRIGALTRQREVERSGLVREKSPLLSEAVPFIGHMQTRNRGTVGGSLVHADPTAELPLSLLALNGSAVIESADEKREVGLGEFFVTYLTTDIRPGELLTEVKIPVDSVPKGYSFQEFSRRHGDFALVAAACVLDTDNEGRILTARLTLGGVDPIPVLAEDAAGILIGEKLTDTLLAEVGRIAAMNVDPEGDLHATREYRLHLARVFAKRAVQIAYIRATGKEGTS; encoded by the coding sequence ATGAAACCGGCATTGTTTGACTACTTTCGTCCCACCACGGTGGAGGAAGCGTTTCAACTGCTGTCCGAGTACGGTGATGAAGGAAAACTGATTGCGGGAGGGCAGAGTCTGGTTCCGATTTTGAACATGCGGTTGTCTGCTCCTGAGTGTCTGATTGACATCAATGGACTGAAGGAGTTGGACTATATTCACTGTGAGGACGGGTGGCTCAGGATCGGTGCCCTTACCCGGCAGAGGGAAGTGGAAAGATCCGGGCTTGTCCGGGAAAAAAGCCCCTTGCTTTCTGAAGCGGTCCCGTTTATCGGCCATATGCAGACACGCAACCGGGGCACAGTCGGCGGCAGCCTGGTGCATGCCGATCCGACGGCGGAACTTCCTTTGTCCTTGCTGGCATTAAACGGGAGTGCCGTGATCGAAAGCGCTGACGAAAAAAGGGAGGTGGGGTTAGGCGAATTTTTCGTTACCTATTTGACAACCGACATTAGGCCCGGTGAACTTCTGACCGAAGTCAAGATCCCTGTGGATTCCGTTCCAAAGGGATACTCGTTTCAGGAATTCAGCCGGAGACACGGAGACTTTGCTTTGGTAGCGGCAGCCTGTGTTCTTGACACGGACAATGAAGGGCGGATTCTGACCGCCCGGCTTACATTGGGAGGGGTTGACCCGATTCCTGTTCTTGCGGAGGATGCCGCCGGAATTCTGATCGGTGAAAAACTGACGGACACCCTATTGGCAGAGGTCGGACGGATCGCTGCCATGAATGTGGATCCGGAGGGCGATCTGCACGCGACCAGGGAATACAGACTTCATCTCGCCCGGGTATTTGCCAAAAGAGCCGTACAAATCGCCTACATCAGGGCAACCGGAAAGGAGGGAACATCGTGA
- a CDS encoding SRPBCC family protein, whose product MTGNGVIELNAPIEQVWQKLMDPEVLTECILGCKHLDLIEEGKYRADLSIGIAAVKGKYDATISLVDVQAPESYKLVVHGEGAPGFVDAEGIIRLTPVEEGKTALAYNYTAEVGGKVAAIGQRMLGGVAKIVINDFFKKIKKEIESAQQSA is encoded by the coding sequence ATGACCGGTAACGGTGTGATTGAACTGAACGCACCCATAGAACAGGTTTGGCAAAAATTAATGGATCCGGAAGTACTGACCGAGTGTATATTGGGCTGCAAGCACCTGGACTTGATTGAGGAAGGAAAATACCGAGCCGATCTTTCCATAGGAATTGCCGCAGTCAAGGGAAAGTATGACGCAACGATTTCGTTGGTGGATGTGCAAGCGCCGGAAAGCTACAAACTGGTGGTTCACGGAGAAGGAGCACCGGGTTTTGTCGACGCGGAAGGCATAATCCGCTTAACGCCGGTCGAGGAAGGAAAGACCGCTCTTGCCTACAACTATACGGCCGAAGTTGGCGGGAAAGTGGCAGCCATCGGGCAAAGGATGCTTGGCGGTGTGGCGAAGATAGTCATCAATGATTTCTTCAAGAAAATAAAGAAGGAAATTGAAAGTGCCCAACAATCAGCATAG